One genomic region from Sorangium aterium encodes:
- the dapB gene encoding 4-hydroxy-tetrahydrodipicolinate reductase yields MLKVAIHGASGKMGQAIVRLAANERAQVVGAIVSRGSSRIGRDVGELAGTGNIGVAMSDDTSAGLLGADVVIDFSRPEALPRLLHLAMRAKVAVVSGTTRLDGTCERLLDETAQHVPVLWSPNTSIGIHVLAEIAASATRRLGPGYDVEIVEVHHRAKVDAPSGTAVRLADAVRAAREPTATLADVHGREGNVGPRKANELGIFAVRGGDVIGDHTVHLLGPGERIELTHRATSRDLFARGALRAAWHLHGKPPGRYTMADVIGG; encoded by the coding sequence CTGCTGAAGGTCGCGATCCACGGCGCGAGCGGCAAGATGGGGCAAGCCATCGTCCGGCTCGCGGCGAACGAGCGAGCCCAGGTCGTGGGCGCGATCGTGTCGCGCGGCTCCTCCCGCATCGGCCGTGACGTCGGCGAGCTCGCGGGGACAGGCAACATCGGCGTCGCGATGAGCGACGACACCAGCGCCGGGCTGCTCGGCGCGGACGTGGTCATCGACTTCTCGCGGCCCGAGGCGCTCCCCCGTCTCCTGCACCTCGCGATGCGGGCCAAGGTCGCCGTGGTCAGCGGCACGACGCGCCTCGACGGCACGTGCGAGCGGCTGCTCGACGAGACGGCGCAGCACGTCCCGGTCCTCTGGTCGCCGAACACGAGCATCGGCATCCACGTGCTCGCGGAGATCGCGGCGAGCGCGACGCGGCGGCTCGGGCCCGGCTACGACGTCGAGATCGTGGAGGTGCACCACCGCGCCAAGGTGGACGCGCCGAGCGGCACGGCCGTGCGGCTCGCCGACGCCGTGCGCGCGGCCCGCGAGCCGACCGCGACGCTCGCCGACGTGCACGGCCGCGAGGGCAACGTCGGCCCGCGAAAGGCGAACGAGCTGGGGATCTTCGCCGTACGCGGCGGCGACGTCATCGGCGACCACACGGTCCACCTGCTCGGCCCCGGCGAGCGCATCGAGCTCACGCACCGCGCGACCAGCCGTGATCTCTTCGCGCGCGGGGCGCTGCGCGCGGCGTGGCACCTGCACGGGAAGCCGCCCGGCCGATACACGATGGCCGACGTGATCGGCGGCTGA
- the dapA gene encoding 4-hydroxy-tetrahydrodipicolinate synthase codes for MSGTFTALVTPFTPDGEAVDFDALDALVEAQIAGGVSGLVPCGTTGESPTLSESETTAVIRRVVEAARGRVPVIAGTGSFSTKKTIEASRAALAAGAAGVMIVMPYYSKPSQDGLREHTLAVARAVPAPIVLYNIPGRTVVDLSAETTERICAAAPNVVAIKDASGNVFRCQELVRRLGDRLTILSGDDALTLAMMALGAQGVISVTSNVLPRETSAVTRRFLAGDLAGARAAHLALLELHGLLFVEPNPAPAKAALAALGRMSAAVRLPLVPAGEATRQQIAEAMRRLEARREAS; via the coding sequence TTGTCGGGAACATTCACCGCCCTCGTCACGCCATTCACGCCCGATGGTGAAGCCGTCGACTTCGACGCGCTGGACGCGCTCGTCGAGGCGCAGATCGCGGGCGGCGTCAGCGGGCTCGTGCCGTGCGGGACCACGGGGGAGTCGCCGACCCTCAGCGAATCCGAGACGACCGCGGTCATCCGGCGCGTCGTCGAGGCCGCGCGCGGCCGCGTGCCGGTGATCGCGGGGACGGGCTCGTTCTCGACGAAGAAGACGATCGAGGCCTCGCGCGCCGCGCTCGCCGCCGGCGCGGCGGGCGTGATGATCGTGATGCCGTACTACAGCAAGCCCTCGCAGGACGGGCTCCGCGAGCACACGCTGGCCGTGGCCAGGGCCGTCCCGGCGCCGATCGTGCTCTACAACATCCCGGGGCGGACGGTGGTCGACCTCTCCGCCGAGACGACCGAGCGCATCTGCGCCGCCGCGCCGAACGTCGTCGCCATCAAGGACGCCTCGGGCAACGTGTTCCGCTGCCAGGAGCTCGTGCGGCGCCTCGGCGACCGGCTCACGATCCTGAGCGGCGACGACGCGCTGACGCTCGCGATGATGGCGCTCGGCGCGCAGGGTGTCATCAGCGTCACGTCGAACGTGCTGCCGCGCGAGACCAGCGCGGTGACCCGGCGGTTCCTGGCCGGCGACCTGGCGGGCGCGCGCGCAGCCCACCTCGCGCTCCTCGAGCTGCACGGGCTCCTGTTCGTCGAGCCGAACCCCGCCCCCGCGAAGGCCGCGCTCGCCGCCCTGGGCCGCATGAGCGCCGCCGTCCGGCTGCCCCTCGTGCCGGCCGGTGAGGCGACCCGGCAGCAGATCGCCGAGGCGATGAGGCGGCTCGAGGCGAGGCGCGAGGCGTCGTGA